The window GAAACAATTTTGTATACTTGTACTGTTTATAATCCTTCTTTGATAAACAATGCATAACACCTAAGAGATAAATTAAACACTCTGGGTTTGGTCATTGTGCAGACGGTTAAGTACCTGCTTCAGAACTCAAGTACTAGAACAAATGTGAATGTTCTTAATGGGCACGGGTTAACAGCATTGGATGTTCTCGAACAATGTCCACGAGATATCAGAGGACTAGAAATCCAAAATCTACTAGCTGAAGCCAACTTTCAGAGGGCAAAAGACTTCAAGTTATCCCAAATGTCAATAGAAATCAAGTCTTCGGATAATGTTAACATCCTTGAGATTAGTAAGCCGAAAAGATGGATATCAAGACTATGGAGGTGGTACCTGAACAACAACGGAAACTGGTTAGAAAAACAAAGAGGTATTCTTATCCTTGCTACCATAATAGTGGCAATAACATCGTTCTATTCTGCGCTACACCCTCCAGGAGGGACGATTACCAATACCAAAGATGGAACTCTTGGAAATGCTGTGCAAGCCGAACTTGACATGGATTCATTCGAGTCATTCGTGATACAGAATACTGTAATCATGGTGATTTCTTTGTTCATTCTAGTGGTGTTGCTAAGTGGAATCCCTTTACGAAACAAATTCTGCTTATGGGTACTCAACCTAGCGGTATTTTGCATTCTTGTTTTTGTGACATTTACATATGTTCAGCAGATCGCCGATATGTCTCCTGATGGATGGGTTAATCCAGCATCCATATACATGTGCTTCATATGGATTTTGCTATGCTTGTTGTTTGCGTTTATCCACACTATTTTCTTTCTAATATGGTCCGTAAAGGAGATATCAAAAGCTAGAAGAATGACAAAGACTAATCATCCAGTTCCGGTGTGACCACAAATGAAAAATCCGATGTTCAATTCTATGATCCATTTTCAGTTGTATTGTATGTATTCATGtaaatttgattatgttatatttgattaattgttTTTCTATTTCTTGTTTTGGCTCTTGTCTGGCTTCTAGTTACGGTACAATTTATGTTATCTGTCTCTTACTACTCTTAGGGTAAAAATCTGATGCAATTCAAAAGGGGCAAACAACATTGAAGGTAGGGATACCCCGGTCTGCAAAACTTATTATAAAGTGTTCTTTGCTGCTGTTACGAGCTACAGGTCCGCTCAACTCTAAGCTTTAGAAAATTTTCTAATGTAAATGAAAACTACTAATTGGATGTCATTATGGTGTTGATAACTACTAAGTgctgttaaaagaaaaagataacagTCAccaaaaacttttgaaaaactaCTTATAATAGtcaaaattcattaaaaaaccGCCAACATTTTTAGTAATCTAGTATTGAGTTTTGTTTGAATATTGATAAGAAGATGCTAACCATAATGTTAAGCAAGTagatagttgacttggtaaccGGTGGTCAAAATCTACGCATCAAGAAAGAACTTGATGCATTGTTACGGTTTATCGTTAACCcggttgatttttttattttttaacgtCAATCTTTTCTATCGAAAATAAAGTACTCAACTTTTTTTCTATTACCGGCGAACTTGCtcaaagtatattttttttattgaccaGATATTAATAAAGAGAGTTGTTTTAAAAGTCAATTAATTACCACACACCACCTCCATTACTGTTGTCAGCTCCACCACCCATCGCtgcagccaccaccaccacccactACCATCGCTGCCACCGCTACCCGTCACCACACCGCTGCCGCTGTCAGCATCGCTGTCACCTCGTGTGGGCATGCGTCCAGTTTTCTCTATTAGGCTCTTTTGTAGGTATGAAGGTTTGTCTCAATTCCTCATTGATATAAATTTGCCATTAAAAGAATACTTGTCAGTTAAACAAGCTGATCTATTTTAttctaacattttttaaagatattctGTTTACATTTTCATTCAACTCAATtattaatctatatttatataaactaacATGACAGGATTAGCCCGAATCTTGATACCCATAGGATAGCATTTGAGAGCTGACTTTGTAACCGTTGATAAAAGTCAATGTATCAAGAAATGCCAAAGAAACAACCAGTTAACTTCTAACTTTGTACATCACTATCTATGTATAAACATCTAAATGTAGTGTCTTTTCTCTCACAGAAATTAATACAcaacaaaaccaaaaccaaaaataaaaataaaaatggacaaAAATCTGTTTGAAGCATCTTTGACAGGAAATGTAAGAGTACTCAATGCATTGCTACAAAAAGATGAACTCATTCTTGATAGAGTTTCACTAACATCCTTTAGTGAAACTCCTTTGCACATTGCAGCCTTAAAAGGTCACGTCGATTTCGTGAAAATCCTTCTTGATAAAAAGCCGAGACTTGCCACGTGCCTTGATTTGCTAAGGCAAACCCCGCTTCACTTGGCCTCATCTGAAGGCCATTTAGAGATTGTTCATGAACTCTTGAAGGAAATGAGTCCTGATGAATGTCGTTCATGCGACCAAGATGGAAAAACACCTCTCCACTTGGCTGCAATGAACGAACAATTAGATGTTATAAAAGTTCTGACTGAGACAAGTCCTGATCTTGGTAGGGACTTGTTAGAAGACGGGTCAACGATCTTGCATACTTGTATCACTTATAATCGTTTAGAATCATTGAAACTCTTGTCCCAGTTATGGGATGAACAGGAGCTGGCTAAGCTGACAGATCTTAATGGCAACACCCTTTTGCACATCGCTGTGCTTCATAAACAGATTcaggtacttttttttttttttttactttttgtacaTTTGTTTGGAAGAACTTTTGTTATTGTATTCATTATTGGATCGGTTTCATGTTTATATTGTGTTTCCTCAATATTATGTTAAATAATATTCTACATGAAATCTATGTTACTAAACATATAGTATAAACGGGTAAACAGAGTTGGTACGAGTCTTTTGACTCTGATGTATGCAGCCTAACTGGGGTATATGGTCTTTTGAAACCCTTTCCTGACCACTCCCCACCTAGGGGACCTGAGACTTCTTGCAAGTATATCAGGTTGTCTGACTACTAGGTCACCTGGTGGTGGTTATTAAACTGGTTAATAACTAGGTCCTTGACCGACCAAAAATTGGTAAAACGGACGGTTTGAaccagtttttaaaacatttgtaGTATATTATTCTAAAAAATTTGAGCTGAAAAATGATAATCTTAAGCTTTACTCAATACTACCTTGATATATAGTGCATAACACCTAAGAGAGTTTAATTAAACACTCTGCATTTGGTCATTTGTGCAGACGGTTAAGTACCTGCTTCAGAACTCAAGTACTAAAACAAATGTAAATTTTGTTAATGGACAAGGGTTAACAGCATTGGATGTTCTCAAACAATGTCCACGAGATATCAGAGGATTAGAAATCCAACATTTACTAATCGAAGCCAACTTTCAGAGGGCTAAAGACTTTAGGTTTTCCCAGATGTCAATGGAAATCAAGTCCTCGGAAAATGTTAACAATCTTGAGATCAGTAAGCCAAAAAGATGGATTTCAAGAGTATGGAGGTGGTACCTGAACAACAACGGAAACTGGTTAGAGAAACAAAGAGGGATTCTTGTACTTGCGACCATAGTAGTGGCAATAACATCGTTCTATTCTGCGTTACACCCTCCAGGAGGGACGTTTACAAATTCTGAAGATGGACCTCTTGGAAATGCTGTGCAAACCGAGGCTGACATGGGTTATTTTGACTCATTTGTGATACAGAATACTGTAATCATGGTGATTTCTATGTTCATTCTAGTGGTGTTGCTAAGTGGAATCCCTCTACGAAACAAATTCTGTTTGTGGGTACTCAACCTAGCAGCACTTTGCATTGTTGTTTTCGTGTCAGTTGAATACGCTGAGCAGATCGCTAGTATGTCTCCTGATACATGGGTTAATGTAGCAACCATAGTGATGGTCATCACATGCATTTCGCTGTGCTTGTTTTTTGCGTTTATCCACACTATTTTCTTTCTAATATGGGCCGTAAAGGAGATATCAAAAGCTAGAAGGATGACAAAGACTAGTTATTTGGTTCGAGTGTGAGCACAAATGGAACGTCTACTGATAATCTATGATCCATTGTTCAATTGTATTGTATGTATTCTATGAACTCTTTTCCGCTAACCTAACCTATATATAATACTGCGTATGGTTTTCTTTTACTGTTGTGTCGCTTGGCTAGCTTGTAGTTGAAATTCATGTCATCTGTCTCTCACCACTTGTACGTGAAGAAATTAATAgcttttgaatttttgatatataatttgaGAATAAACCCGATTGAAGAAACTAAAAGATtgaaatatatgataatattcATGATTACAGACTTagaaaataaaaggttttgaaaatATTACATCAAAATAGAACAAACTTTGACATAATGATTTACATTGAAGAAGAAACTGATAACGGTAATATAAAACGGCATGGATCATCCTTTGTTTATATAGAACCCAGCTTCCTCTTTTGCATCCTCCATCTTCTATTTTTTTCACAACTGGTCCTCCTCTTTATCTTTCCATCTTGGCAGCATTAGTCCCTCAACTTGTTTCCTGCACCTTAACCAAATATTAAGTACACAATAAAGTTGAATGAATAACACTACGAAAAaatctgaaacaattcaacagGGGTAACCTACATTGAAGGTAGGCGTACCCAGGCTACAGATCCGCTCAACCCGTGTAGTGTAAACTTTCTTTAAAATGTTAGCATTTTTTTATTGGTGCTATGagtgaaaagaaaaatgagagTTTAGTCAATGTTGCTAACTCTaatcttttgaaaatatttCTTAGCAATGATACTTATCAAGCCGTATTTGTGCAACTGTATGGAAAATGAAAGCTATCAAAAGTACCAAAAACTCTTGAAAACTGCTAATAATAGCCAAAAGTTCTTAAAAAACCGCTAAAAACTGTAATAATTTGATAGGTATCCCTACATTGGCGGACATATGGTTAGTGTTATAAATTTTGCTCTACGGGTTACTTCAAATCCCGGTTCTAACATTGAATTTAACTCATTTATCATTGATGAGCAAGAAATGATAAGcttgaatatttgataaaaaagtAACCATATTGTTAAGCAAGTAGATAGTTGACTTTGTAGGTCAAAATCTATGTATCAACTATCAAGATAGTACTTGATGCATTGTTCGTTACCAGTTAGCTAGTATCGTTGAGCCATgttgatattttatatttttttcttttaacgtTCAGATATTAAGTTACTTATAACCTTTTTTTAGTACTGAGATCTATACATTGACAGATAGATAGGCAGGTCAAAGGGGCTGATCTTTTGGCATCGATTGAAATAGGTCGGGTCAGGTTGATCTGGACCCGTTTATGTCCATTGGCTTTTAAGATTTATAACTAATTAGTGCATCAAATATgactataaaaattatatggagaGCGAGTAAACAAGTAACAATTTtcagtacatttttgaataaaatgatttagaaggTCTAATGAGTTGAATATATTTTGTGCAGCATTTCACGTGTTCAACCCATATGACCCTTTTCCTTTGTAACATTACAAAGAATATTTTACCCTTTTCACccgttagagataaaacatatcCTAAATGGGAAGTGATAATCATACCGCATAAGTTGATTAATCTACCATAACTGTGTATTAACTGTTTGTACAATATGTTATAATAGTTGTACAGCGTGGGAGATTAATCAACTTATGTGGTACGATTATCACTTCTCATCCTAAATAattatacttgctaaataatctaAGATAGGAATACATAAAAAGTTACAGAAACTAATCATAGTGCTTAACAACacaattttttaaacaatacAATTTTCCAAATCACTCACATTGATAGTACCAAGTAGAAGGATTCAATACATACATGGAATGTGTGTATTTAAAAGTCACTTTTTCAAGAGGCTCCATAGGTGAACCACTATTAATCACACAATTGTTGTGACCCAACACTTTGAATATCcttgggtccaccagactttGAGAAAAATTGCCACATTTGATATGAACATCGATCACCGGGCACGTCGGGCAAGTGTTTTGGACCTCCACGGTGTACGTTGGTGGCTTCCCGAACCCGGTTTGTGTCTGCTTTAGGCTTGGAGCATTTTTTTCACATCTTTCTCCACTTCCTACATATGTGTTGCAAAATTCAgtcaaatatacatacataaacataaaatgatattgtgtttgtatGAGATAGAGAGAAAGCAAGAGAACCAATGTGAAGCAAAAGATAAGCCCAAAACAGAAGCTTGAAGAATCTAAGTTTGCTTGCCATTTTGGTTACAAAATTGTAACTTCAAAGTGTAGAATGTTTTTTACACATGTAAAAAAGTTG is drawn from Erigeron canadensis isolate Cc75 chromosome 9, C_canadensis_v1, whole genome shotgun sequence and contains these coding sequences:
- the LOC122583499 gene encoding ankyrin repeat-containing protein ITN1-like, whose protein sequence is MDRNLFEASLTGNVEVLNALLQKDELILDRVSLTSFNETPLHIAALKGHVDFVTILLAKKPRLAMSLDLLRRTPLHLASSEGHIEIVNELLKVMSPDECRSSDQDGKTPLHLAAMNEQLDVIKVLTETSPDLGRDLLEDRSTILHSCIAYNRLESLKLLSQLWDEEELSKLTDVNGNTLLHLAVIHKQIQTVKYLLQNSSTRTNVNVLNGHGLTALDVLEQCPRDIRGLEIQNLLAEANFQRAKDFKLSQMSIEIKSSDNVNILEISKPKRWISRLWRWYLNNNGNWLEKQRGILILATIIVAITSFYSALHPPGGTITNTKDGTLGNAVQAELDMDSFESFVIQNTVIMVISLFILVVLLSGIPLRNKFCLWVLNLAVFCILVFVTFTYVQQIADMSPDGWVNPASIYMCFIWILLCLLFAFIHTIFFLIWSVKEISKARRMTKTNHPVPV
- the LOC122583500 gene encoding ankyrin-1-like, with amino-acid sequence MDKNLFEASLTGNVRVLNALLQKDELILDRVSLTSFSETPLHIAALKGHVDFVKILLDKKPRLATCLDLLRQTPLHLASSEGHLEIVHELLKEMSPDECRSCDQDGKTPLHLAAMNEQLDVIKVLTETSPDLGRDLLEDGSTILHTCITYNRLESLKLLSQLWDEQELAKLTDLNGNTLLHIAVLHKQIQTVKYLLQNSSTKTNVNFVNGQGLTALDVLKQCPRDIRGLEIQHLLIEANFQRAKDFRFSQMSMEIKSSENVNNLEISKPKRWISRVWRWYLNNNGNWLEKQRGILVLATIVVAITSFYSALHPPGGTFTNSEDGPLGNAVQTEADMGYFDSFVIQNTVIMVISMFILVVLLSGIPLRNKFCLWVLNLAALCIVVFVSVEYAEQIASMSPDTWVNVATIVMVITCISLCLFFAFIHTIFFLIWAVKEISKARRMTKTSYLVRV
- the LOC122583898 gene encoding uncharacterized protein At1g05835 — protein: MASKLRFFKLLFWAYLLLHIGSGERCEKNAPSLKQTQTGFGKPPTYTVEVQNTCPTCPVIDVHIKCGNFSQSLVDPRIFKVLGHNNCVINSGSPMEPLEKVTFKYTHSMYVLNPSTWYYQCE